CGGCGCCGGCGCCGCGCGCACCCTGAACGACTTGGGCGGGGTAAACGCGCTTGCCGGGGCGTTCGTCGTTTCGCTGGCGGCGGCCCTGACCGTTTACTGGCTCACATCGCTGGGATACCCGGTTTCCACAACGCAGGCGCTTGTCGGCGCAATTGTCGGCTGGGATTGGTTTTCCGGCCACGCCGTGGACTACGCCGCCCTCGAGCAGATTGTCCTGAGCTGGCTTGCAAGCCCCCTGCTTGCGGGAATCTGTTCAGCCGCCCTCTACACGCTCATCGCCTTTTTGATCAAACGCTCCAAAATCCACATGTTCAATCTGGATTCTCTTACCCGGTCGGGCTTGATTCTTGCGGGAGTTGCCGGCGCCTACGCCCTCGGCGCGAACAATATCGCCAATGTGGTGGGGATATTCATCCCCGTCGCGCCGCTGCCGGAGTTCTCCTTCGGGGGATTGTTCAAAATCACCGCCGCCGAGCAGCTCTTCCTTTTGGGAGGCGTCTCGATTGCCGTAGGCACGTTTACCTACGGCGAGCGGGTCATGCTCACCGTGGGCCGGGGAATTGCGACAATGTCTCCGGTTGCAGCCTTTGTGGCGGTCGCCGCGAACGCCCTCGTTCTTTTTCTTTTTTCTTCCCAGGACTTGCGGGCGTTTTTGCTGCAATGCGGCCTGCCGTCGTTTCCCCTTGTGCCCGTTTCCAGCTCCCAGGCGATCGTCGGTTCCATTGTCGGGATCGGCCTTGTAAAGGGACGGGGCAGGGGCATCCGCTGGCGGATGCTCGGCAGGATCAGCGCGGCGTGGGCGGCGACCCCTGTCTTCGCGATCCTGATCAGTTTCGTCTCCTTGTTCATCTTTCAGAACGTTTTTCAGCAGAACACCTATTTCCCCGTCCGCTAACAGACTGCCGCAAAAGTTTTGTTGAAATATTTTTCTATTGCCATTGCGGAAGTCACCTTGTCCGATCCTGGTTTGGAGATATAACCATGGGGACATTGCTGGGGGGGAATATCCAGGTCGGATTGGAAGATGTTTTGCTTTATTCCGATGAATCAGGGGAACTTGCCACCAATGTCATGCTGGTGGAAAGAGCGGTAAGGATTGTCCATGCCTTGGGGCGTGAAATCGCTACCGTACAGGAA
The sequence above is a segment of the Syntrophobacterales bacterium genome. Coding sequences within it:
- a CDS encoding inorganic phosphate transporter translates to MFAFFLSSGLFLGWSLGANDAANVFGAAVGTRMLSFRRAALYCGIFVILGAVVSGAGAARTLNDLGGVNALAGAFVVSLAAALTVYWLTSLGYPVSTTQALVGAIVGWDWFSGHAVDYAALEQIVLSWLASPLLAGICSAALYTLIAFLIKRSKIHMFNLDSLTRSGLILAGVAGAYALGANNIANVVGIFIPVAPLPEFSFGGLFKITAAEQLFLLGGVSIAVGTFTYGERVMLTVGRGIATMSPVAAFVAVAANALVLFLFSSQDLRAFLLQCGLPSFPLVPVSSSQAIVGSIVGIGLVKGRGRGIRWRMLGRISAAWAATPVFAILISFVSLFIFQNVFQQNTYFPVR
- a CDS encoding 3-keto-5-aminohexanoate cleavage protein, encoding MGTLLGGNIQVGLEDVLLYSDESGELATNVMLVERAVRIVHALGREIATVQE